Part of the candidate division WOR-3 bacterium genome is shown below.
ATGGTTCAAAGAAGAATTTTATTTTTTTGAAGATTTCTTTAATAAAAACTTTGAAGCTGATTTTTACATTTATCTTTCAGCAGTATCAGGTGAATTTCAGGTAGAAAGGGATTACATAAATGCTCTTGAAGTTAATGTAATAACCCCTTTGAAAATTTTAAACAGAATAAAGAATGGTCATTTTATTTACATTTCCTCCGCCAGTGTTTATGAAAATAAGTTATTTCCAGAAGAGGAAGAAGCAAATTTTCATAATTCTCTTTATGGCTCAATGAAATTCGCCGCTGAGGGACTTTTAAAAACATTAAGTACTAAAAAGAATATAAAATTCACATCTTTAAGGTTCCCAAGAATTTATGGACCCTTTATGGAGAGAAATCCTGTTTCAGATTTTTTAAAGGCTTTGAGAGAAAAAAAGAAAGAAGTTGTATTATACGATGATTACTCTTCAAGATATGAATACATCTTTTCCTATGATGCAGCAGAATATATTTTAAAAGTCATGGAGCTTGGTTTAGAGGGAATTTATAACTGTGGAAGTGGAATAGTAAAATCTGTTCTTGAAATAAAAAATATATTTGAAAAAATAACTGGGGAAAATTTTAATATAAATTTTAAGGATAAAAGAAAGGGAGTTGATACTCTTAATTCCGAAAAAATCAAAAAATTTTTAAAAATTGAATTTACAGATTTTGAAGAGGGTATAAAAATAATTCTTAAGGAAGAAAATATTATTTTTTAAAAGAAAATTAAAGTTCTATTTCCTCTCTTCCTATTCCAAAACTCTCCCTTGATTTCAATTCCCTTATTTTTTCAATAGCCTTATCGTATTGACCTGTTTTAATCAAATTTACTATATCTTCAATTTCTTCTCTTTTTTCTCCAGTCCCTTCTATATCAAAGGTAAAGGAAGATTTTCCTTCCTCAAATATCAGAAATTCTTCTTTTTCTTTTTTTTCCTCTATTTCAGGTAAATTTATCACATCTTTTAAAAGGGATTTTGAACTTTTTATGAGTTCTTTTTTTATTTCCTCAATAATTTTCATAATTATATCTTAAATCCTGAAAGAAGTAAATTTTCAATTTTCTCTATATAGACCTTAACTAATTCACCTTTTCTTATTCCGTTCCCCCTGAATTTCACCTTAAAACCGTATTCTGAAAGACCCTTTAAAAAATCTCCCTCTTTCTTTTCATAAACAGGCTCTAAAATATTTCCTAAAAGAGAATTTAAAAATTTTTCCCTCTTTTTCTTATCAATTTCTTTCATTATTTCCATCCTTTCCTTCAATTCTTTTTTATCAATCTCCTTTAATTTAGCTGCTTCTGTTCCTTCCCTTTTTGAATAAGAAAAAATGTGAATATAGGAAAATGGAGATTTTTCAATATATCTTTTAGTTTCAAGAAATTCTTTCTTTGTTTCTGTTGGAAAACCAATAATAAGGTCTGTTCCGATACTGAATCTTCTCTTTAATTTCATAATTGAATTTAAAATATTATCATAAAATTTAATGGTATAGGGCCTTTTCATATCTCTTAACACTTTTTCTGAGCCACTTTGAAGGGGAATATGTAAGTGTGGAACAATTTTTTCCTCTGTAAGCAAATCATAAATTTTATAAATATGAGAAGGGTGTAAAGAGGATAGTCTCACTCTAAAATCAAAATTTAAGGAAAGTAGTTTTTCAAGTAAGGTCCTTAAGGAAATATTTTTGTCAATATCTTTTCCATAATCACCTATCTGTGTTCCTGTTAAAACAATCTCTTTATAACCTTTTGAAACTGCAATTTGAACTTCTTTTACCAGTGTAGAAATATCGTATGATCTTGATTTTCCTCTTCTCATGGGAACTATGCAGAAAGTGCATCTATAGTCACAACCCTCCTGTATTTTAAGAAAGTATCTTGCATGGTTCGATTCTTCAGGTGGTAAAACATTTATGTTCCCGTCTTTTTCGTCAAATTCTTTTAAAAGGTCATTAAAATTTAATATTCTAATTCTTTCATCTTCCTTAAAAAGATAAATGGCACACCCTGTTATAAAAATTTTTGCCCTTTCATTTATTTTTTTAATTCTGTTAAAAATTTTTTTTGAGTCTCTGTCAGCCTTATGAGTTACTGTGCAGGTATTTAAGAAAATATAATCAGATTCGTAAATATTTGGTGTGTATTCAAATTTCTTTGAAATAAGAAGGGCTTTTAATTTTTCACTTTCAGCAATATTTGTCCTGCAACCGAGGGTAAAAATTGTAAACTTTCCCAAATTTTTTACATTTTTTCAAATCTGATATCCTCTTCTTCATCATCTTCAAGGGCAAGGTCAAGAACAAGGGGGCTTATTTGTTTTACAACAATTCTTTCTTTACATTCAGGACAGGAGAATTCATATCCTATTTTTTTTAGGGGCACCTCAATTGTTGCCTCACACAAAGGGCACTTTGCTTTTTCCATATTTATATAATAGTTTATCAAATTTTCCAAAATCAAGACGCTATTTTAAAATAGAAAATTTTTTAACCCTTTTCTCCCTCCCCTTTAAAACCGCAAAATATATCCCCTTATTAAATTTATTTTTAAAATCTATTTTGTAAATTCCTGGCTCAAGCTCTTTATTTATAATATTTAAAACTTTTCTTCCTGACACATCTTTATATCCCATACACAAAGATGTTTTTATTACTTTATGAGCATAGGTTTATCCAATTTATATCTCCTAATGCAATAATTGGAGATGTTGTAACCCATCTTTCATTAGAAAATTCTGAATAAATTCCATCCCTATATGCTCTTACTTTATAAAAGTAGTCCTTAAATTTTGAGACATAGTTATCGGTCCATGTAATTTCTCCTGTTCCCTGTCCCTGAGTTGGATATGGATAAATTGAATGCCAGTTTTCATTTATTCCTTTCCTCCATATTTCATAACCTGATTCATAGTTTGAATTGTCATTCCAGGTTAAAGTAAAAGAGTTGTAAGGGGATAAAGAATTTGTGGAAAGGTTTGTTGGGGGGTTTAAGCCTATAAAGAAGGAAAGATTTAAATAAGAAGGATGAATCTCATAATTTTTACATTGAATCCCGAAGCTTACTATGGTTGTTTGACCTATAGATGCCGAATTTGAGGCAGATACTGGAAATGTGAGTATCCCTTCAGAACCCGGGGAGATATTTCCGGGAAATATAACATGCTGAGGAGTGGAAATATACCAGGGTGGTTGTATCACACTTCTTTTAGGTTGGATAAGAGTTATTGAGGTGTTATTGTGAATATGCAGATTTATTTGTGCTTGAGCTCCTGGTGGGAGCTCCAAATTTAAAGAGATTAATACAAATAATAATTTCATTTTAAAACCTACTTTTAACTTCAATATTCATAACTTAAAACAAATGTTACACATTTCCCCGGTAAAAAAACAACTGAATTTTTTCCATATATAGAGAGACCGAAAGGAGAATATTCATCTGAAATAGATGTATTTATCTCAAAAAAAAGTTTGAAAAAATTTAGCTTTAAAAATGGAAAAATAGAAAAATGATAACTATCCCCAAACTCATCTTTTTCCCCTGTATTCATATTTACTCTGAAACTTCTTGTTTTATATCTATAAATAAAATCAAGTCCAAAAGATATTAAACCAGTTTTATATTCCATTTTTGAATTAAAAATTAAATGGTCTCCACTATCATATTTATATTCTATTTTTCTATAAGGGGAAAAGGGCTCATAAAATGCTATTTTCCCAGGAAATGTGAAAATATATTTAATTTCACCCATATAAATAGAAGAACTAAATTTTTTTTCTACTCCTATCCCAAAAATTAAAGCATCTTGCCTATCAGAATTATTAAGAGTCAAAATAACCATAAGCCCTGGGGGCGGACCCGCATCATATTGAAAGCCTATATTACCCTTCAATATATCTTTTTTTATACCCATTAAAAAGGTTACATCCTGTGGAGAAAAGCCACTTGTGAGATGATCTCCATATGGATTATTAATAAAATAAGTCCATTTTGAAAACTTATATTCTAAATCACAGTCAAATTCTATTTTTTTTATTCTTTTTAAAAAATGATTTTGTTTTATTGAAAAATTGAAAACAGAAAATAAAGGCATGTTATCAATCCTTCCGCTATCATTATAAATTAATTCTGTTTCCCCATATCCTATATAAAAAGACCATCTTCCACTCAAGATAATTAAAAATATAATTAGAAAACCTTTCATATTTTACCTCCTTTTTCCAAAATATTTTTCAACTAATTCATCAAATTTTTCATAAATCCATAATTCAAGATATTCTGCTAAATAAAAACGGCTGTGTGGATTCTGCTCCCACCTTGCATCATATGCAGAAAATATAAGCTTCTTTCCATCAGGTGAAAAAATTGGACGATAAAATGTTGACTTCTCATAAGGCTTAATTTCATTTAAACGAATAACATTCTGAGGATCTTTTAATAAACCCATTAATACATATTGATTCTCCTCTCCTTCAGGTGTAAGATCTATCAGATCAGGAGTATTAAAGTAGGTAGCTACAAAAAAAGAATCCGAAAATACTGACGGCCAACCACCATCACCTGTAAATCCCAATGAACGAAAAATTCTATTATAAGGACAAATAAGATCAAAAGGAGAAGACTCTGCCTGAATGAATTCTTCTGTTGAATCTATTAAATTCATTCTGAAAATACTCCCAAGTCCTCCAGTATAATATACATAGGAATCAGAACAACTATATCTTACACATATAATACAAACACTATCATAATGAAAAAAAGTCTTATATTCACTAATAACACTCCCTGATGTATCAACTAATATTAATTTTCCATCATCTGTTCCTATAATAAGTCTATCATAACGCGGACTTATATCAAGACACTGAAAATTACCCTGAAGTAAAATTCTATCACCTGTTCCATCTATATTTATTACTTTCAGCGCTTGTTTTACCCACATACCCTCATTTATTTTATATGCAGCAAGATAATAAATTTTTCCAGAAGGAGAATACACAGGGTCAGAATAGGCTTTAAAAGGAGGAACAGGTTTGGCAATAAGTTTTAAATTTGGTGACCTCTGCCATATTGTCTCCTGACCATTTTCAATTTTTTTCCTGCACGAAAACAAAAAGGGTAATAGCAAAATAATTAAAATAATATTTTCCTTTATCCATGATTGAATAACTTTAGCTGGTATTTTTAATTCAAGGTTTTCAATGGGGCAGATCCTCAAAATTTTTTCTATCATCACACATATTAAAAACATAATTTTGATTATAAGATAAAAAAAAAAAAAAAAAATTTATCAAGGGTATATAGAATACCATAACAATATTGAATTTTTCTGACTCAATAAGATTAAAAGAAGTGCCTTCTATAAAATGTTCTTGTATATTCCTCTTTAAATCTTCCAACTTTAAAAAGCATCCTTTTTGCCTTTCCGCCTATTTCTCAAAAAATTTGATAATTTCCCTCAATTTTTCCTCTCTATCATTTTTTAATCTACTTTTCTCATTATCTAATATCTCTTTAAAATTTTTAAGGAGGTTAACATTATTCGCCTCCTAAAACATGTCTTAA
Proteins encoded:
- a CDS encoding NAD(P)-dependent oxidoreductase produces the protein MLFGLSKLLGRSLYKKIKEKDYLIKGFSLRKKEWFKEEFYFFEDFFNKNFEADFYIYLSAVSGEFQVERDYINALEVNVITPLKILNRIKNGHFIYISSASVYENKLFPEEEEANFHNSLYGSMKFAAEGLLKTLSTKKNIKFTSLRFPRIYGPFMERNPVSDFLKALREKKKEVVLYDDYSSRYEYIFSYDAAEYILKVMELGLEGIYNCGSGIVKSVLEIKNIFEKITGENFNINFKDKRKGVDTLNSEKIKKFLKIEFTDFEEGIKIILKEENIIF
- a CDS encoding MiaB/RimO family radical SAM methylthiotransferase — its product is MGKFTIFTLGCRTNIAESEKLKALLISKKFEYTPNIYESDYIFLNTCTVTHKADRDSKKIFNRIKKINERAKIFITGCAIYLFKEDERIRILNFNDLLKEFDEKDGNINVLPPEESNHARYFLKIQEGCDYRCTFCIVPMRRGKSRSYDISTLVKEVQIAVSKGYKEIVLTGTQIGDYGKDIDKNISLRTLLEKLLSLNFDFRVRLSSLHPSHIYKIYDLLTEEKIVPHLHIPLQSGSEKVLRDMKRPYTIKFYDNILNSIMKLKRRFSIGTDLIIGFPTETKKEFLETKRYIEKSPFSYIHIFSYSKREGTEAAKLKEIDKKELKERMEIMKEIDKKKREKFLNSLLGNILEPVYEKKEGDFLKGLSEYGFKVKFRGNGIRKGELVKVYIEKIENLLLSGFKI
- a CDS encoding fibronectin type III domain-containing protein, giving the protein MKLLFVLISLNLELPPGAQAQINLHIHNNTSITLIQPKRSVIQPPWYISTPQHVIFPGNISPGSEGILTFPVSASNSASIGQTTIVSFGIQCKNYEIHPSYLNLSFFIGLNPPTNLSTNSLSPYNSFTLTWNDNSNYESGYEIWRKGINENWHSIYPYPTQGQGTGEITWTDNYVSKFKDYFYKVRAYRDGIYSEFSNERWVTTSPIIALGDINWINLCS
- a CDS encoding WD40 repeat domain-containing protein produces the protein MIEKILRICPIENLELKIPAKVIQSWIKENIILIILLLPFLFSCRKKIENGQETIWQRSPNLKLIAKPVPPFKAYSDPVYSPSGKIYYLAAYKINEGMWVKQALKVINIDGTGDRILLQGNFQCLDISPRYDRLIIGTDDGKLILVDTSGSVISEYKTFFHYDSVCIICVRYSCSDSYVYYTGGLGSIFRMNLIDSTEEFIQAESSPFDLICPYNRIFRSLGFTGDGGWPSVFSDSFFVATYFNTPDLIDLTPEGEENQYVLMGLLKDPQNVIRLNEIKPYEKSTFYRPIFSPDGKKLIFSAYDARWEQNPHSRFYLAEYLELWIYEKFDELVEKYFGKRR